The proteins below come from a single Cannabis sativa cultivar Pink pepper isolate KNU-18-1 chromosome 3, ASM2916894v1, whole genome shotgun sequence genomic window:
- the LOC133035959 gene encoding uncharacterized protein LOC133035959: protein MDDGNDDDLPYGPWLKGAKLPSTGYDKYRTDFAKGNAWPLLTRLARNTFTSTFPRLHSAAKPQPNSFIGLESSSTTSDSSLPHNTPIIHHQHNPQSSTPISPLPPAPTNFQSKSTQLLTPSFHSNSSSKTTLIDIYSPDIGSSSRPIYPVATYPPSLTPVISTTNPPHNHLSSRSQPIYTPSTSTTLSGILPNPFSVMAAANKENLPPASTPKRHNDSLTMRQFLKRCRNQESPRSGLSGGLMLLWQPSIDVSLLNFGRTFFDCYIKEDNEATFHFTAFYGAPNAIDKADSWVLLKRLADVSPSLPWLAIGDFNDILSNHDKSGGCLRNEKQMEAFRKALDHCKLHESPFEGDPYTWIKNRTGVDTIKERLDWCFINHLWDSTFNTPLIQHLDYFSSDHRAISAVFAPVGSRLQQYKRVSRFRFEKIWLSDSQSKDIIASCWNTSSAINPIQAVISNLGDCANHLQKWHISKYGNMRKKISDAQLQVESLNNAPTRTANTVQNLKHSEAILEDLLEQEEIYWHQRSRVDWLSAGDRNTKFFHAKASARKSNNSIKFLVNEGGHRVTSKSGMLAAIHDYFSSIFTASTLDEEALAATLNVIHTSVTANMNHELIKPFTETEVELALHSMAPDTSPGIDGMSPMFYQHNWDTVGGLITAAVLSVLNNGADSTDLNQTLITLIPKIKKPQRLSDYRPISLCNVVSKLITKVLVNRFKHVLPSVISDTQSAFLPNRLITDNILVAFELVNAIKNKTTGRNGIASLKLDMSKAFDRVEWRFIEEVMTKMGFACEWITLIMNCLRTNSFSFLLNGEPLGSLIPSRGLRQGCPLSLYLFLICSEGLSRLLQHEETSGNLKGFKLTRHAPSISHLFFADESLLFCQANESSCLALKRSLEIYKRASGQVLNTDKSVMSFSPNTTLAAQIFFHRQLAMPICECHERYFGLPSYSGRDKKRMFSDIKERIWKLMHNWSEKIFSAGGREVLLKAVVQSIPTFAMSCFRLPVYFCNQLESMMANFWWGLNENGNKIHWKSWNLLCKRKDSGGMGFRSFVHFNHAMLSKQAWRLVQQPDSLLARVLKSKYYPNNSILEANPGHSPSLTWQGIHWGKGLLVAGLRWKISEGCRVNISRDPWMPGHSTFLPYHYSGPPEAVVSNLITDERIWDLNLLNEWFSPPDVDRILTIPLSFFRKDDVLIWNPNSSGIYTVQTGYHFAASLEDSDNSCSSSSTAAWWKFLWSLKLPQKIKIFVWRTFNEALPVATALVKRKVISDSTCSICHQAWESIGHALFGCKYARAVWRHSNFLLDWNNSSTMRKGDYLVHLSSIYSKVEMEQILCIMWSIWTERNKVIHGNRAKSAKLLSSFALNYYQNFSIAQQRHSTDHPPQNSGSPTAAAAIQPSATTIPQPWKPPDTGQLKLNVDAAVDSTKKITGIGALVRDSNGHVAAAFSKPVVGCFDSHEMEAIALFHSLNWVLQLQLPISQIETDALRVSNALCKPSSAISSFQDLIVDISSLLSFFPNVKISHVKRSANMAADCLAKFALGVDETCFWTDFLPPPMNSVIVNDFHI from the exons ATGGATGATGGTAATGATGATGACCTTCCCTATGGTCCATGGTTGAAGGGTGCCAAACTCCCTTCTACGGGTTACGATAAATATCGTACTGATTTTGCTAAAGGAAATGCTTGGCCTTTATTAACCCGCCTTGCCCGAAACACCTTCACTTCAACCTTTCCTCGCCTTCACTCTGCTGCCAAGCCTCAACCAAATTCGTTTATTGGCCTTGAATCTTCATCAACGACCTCTGATTCTAGTCTGCCACACAACACTCCAATCATTCATCACCAACATAATCCTCAATCTTCCACCCCCATTTCCCCACTGCCTCCTGCCCCTACCAATTTCCAAAGCAAGTCTACTCAATTACTTACACCATCCTTTCACAGTAACTCATCCTCCAAAACTACTTTAATTGATATATACTCTCCAGATATTGGCTCTTCATCACGCCCAATTTACCCTGTAGCTACTTACCCTCCCTCATTAACACCAGTTATCTCTACTACTAACCCTCCTCATAATCATTTATCTTCTCGGTCTCAACCTATTTACACTCCTTCAACCTCCACTACACTTTCGGGTATCCTTCCTAACCCTTTCTCTGTTATGGCTGCTGCTAACAAAGAAAATTTACCCCCTGCTTCCACCCCTAAACGGCACAATGATTCTCTCACCATGAGACAATTTCTTAAACGCTGCCGTAATCAAG AATCACCTCGTTCTGGTCTTAGTGGTGGTTTAATGCTCCTTTGGCAGCCAAGTATTGATGTTTCTCTACTTAATTTTGGGCGTACTTTCTTTGATTGCTATATTAAGGAGGATAATGAAGCTACTTTCCATTTTACTGCTTTCTATGGGGCTCCGAATGCTATTGACAAGGCTGATTCCTGGGTTCTATTGAAGAGATTGGCTGATGTCTCTCCCTCCCTACCTTGGCTTGCCATTGGTGATTTCAATGATATCCTTTCCAATCATGATAAATCGGGGGGCTGTCTTCGTAATGAGAAACAAATGGAAGCTTTTCGCAAAGCTTTGGATCATTGTAAACTTCATGAATCTCCTTTTGAAGGTGATCCTTACACTTGGATCAAAAATAGGACTGGTGTTGATACAATAAAAGAGCGCCTTGATTGGTGCTTTATTAATCACCTTTGGGACTCCACTTTTAACACACCTCTCATTCAACACTTGGACTATTTTAGTTCGGATCATAGAGCAATTTCCGCTGTTTTTGCACCAGTTGGTAGTCGGCTACAGCAGTACAAAAGAGTTAGTAGATTTCGATTTGAGAAAATTTGGCTTTCAGACTCACAGAGCAAAGATATTATTGCTTCTTGCTGGAATACTTCATCTGCCATTAATCCTATACAAGCTGTAATCTCCAACTTAGGTGATTGTGCTAATCATTTGCAAAAGTGGCACATCAGTAAATATGGTAACATGAGAAAGAAAATTTCTGATGCTCAGCTTCAAGTCGAATCTCTGAATAATGCTCCTACTCGTACGGCTAATACAGTGCAAAATCTGAAGCACTCTGAAGCAATTCTTGAGGATTTATTAGAGCAAGAAGAAATCTATTGGCACCAACGATCTCGGGTGGATTGGTTGTCTGCGGGTGACCGTAACACTAAATTTTTCCATGCTAAAGCTTCAGCAAGGAAATCTAATAACTCCATCAAATTTTTGGTTAATGAAGGAGGCCATCGGGTAACTTCTAAATCTGGTATGTTGGCTGCTATCCATGATTATTTCTCCTCCATTTTTACTGCTTCAACTTTGGATGAAGAGGCGCTGGCTGCTACTTTAAACGTCATTCACACTTCAGTCACGGCTAATATGAACCATGAGCTTATCAAACCTTTCACTGAGACCGAGGTTGAGTTAGCTTTACATTCAATGGCTCCTGACACAAGCCCGGGTATAGATGGAATGTCTCCCATGTTCTACCAGCATAATTGGGATACTGTTGGTGGTTTAATAACAGCAGCTGTGTTAAGTGTTTTGAATAATGGTGCTGATTCCACAGATCTCAATCAAACACTCATCACTCTTATACCAAAGATTAAAAAACCGCAACGACTTTCAGATTACCGCCCAATCAGCCTATGTAATGTGGTTTCTAAGCTTATCACCAAAGTTCTCGTCAACCGGTTCAAACATGTTCTTCCATCTGTTATCTCTGATacacaaagtgctttcttgCCCAACCGATTGATAACTGACAATATTCTTGTAGCCTTTGAGTTAGTTAATGCTATCAAGAACAAAACGACGGGACGCAATGGTATTGCATCACTGAAATTGGACATGAGCAAGGCTTTTGATCGTGTTGAATGGAGATTCATTGAAGAAGTCATGACTAAAATGGGATTTGCTTGTGAATGGATCACCCTTATTATGAACTGTCTGCGCACTAACAGCTTTTCGTTTCTGCTGAATGGTGAACCTTTGGGGTCTCTTATTCCATCTCGGGGTCTTAGGCAAGGTTGCCCACTCTCACTATATTTGTTTCTTATCTGCTCCGAAGGACTTTCAAGATTACTTCAACATGAAGAGACCAGCGGTAATCTCAAGGGTTTCAAATTAACTCGGCATGCTCCTTCCATCTCCCATCTATTTTTTGCCGACGAAAGTCTCCTCTTTTGCCAAGCCAATGAATCTTCCTGCCTTGCTCTTAAAAGATCTTTGGAAATTTACAAACGAGCCTCGGGTCAGGTCTTAAATACTGATAAATCAGTCATGTCCTTCTCTCCCAACACAACTTTGGCGGCTCAAATCTTTTTCCATCGACAACTTGCCATGCCTATCTGTGAATGTCATGAACGATATTTTGGATTGCCTTCATACTCAGGAAGGGATAAAAAACGCATGTTCAGTGACATTAAAGAGAGAATTTGGAAGCTCATGCATAATTGGAGTGAAAAAATCTTTTCCGCAGGAGGGCGCGAAGTGCTCCTCAAAGCAGTGGTTCAATCTATCCCAACCTTTGCTATGAGTTGTTTTCGCTTACCTGTTTATTTTTGCAATCAACTGGAATCTATGATGGCCAATTTCTGGTGGGGTTTGAATGAGAATGGCAACAAAATTCATTGGAAATCATGGAATCTTTTATGCAAACGGAAAGATAGTGGTGGTATGGGTTTTCGCTCATTTGTTCACTTTAATCATGCTATGCTTTCCAAACAAGCTTGGAGATTAGTACAACAACCCGATTCATTGCTGGCCAGGGTGTTGAAGAGTAAATACTACCCCAACAACTCTATACTTGAAGCTAATCCAGGGCATTCTCCCTCTCTAACGTGGCAAGGAATTCATTGGGGTAAAGGCTTACTAGTTGCGGGTCTACGATGGAAAATTAGCGAAGGCTGTAGAGTGAACATTTCAAGAGATCCGTGGATGCCAGGTCATTCCACTTTTCTACCATACCATTACTCAGGTCCACCTGAAGCAGTTGTATCTAATTTGATTACAGATGAGAGGATTTGGGACTTGAATCTGCTCAATGAGTGGTTTTCTCCTCCTGATGTCGACCGAATTCTCACGATACCTCTGAGTTTTTTTCGAAAGGATGATGTACTTATTTGGAATCCTAACTCCTCGGGTATCTACACAGTTCAAACTGGGTATCATTTCGCTGCTTCACTTGAAGATTCGGACAACAGTTGTTCTTCATCGTCAACTGCTGCTTGGTGGAAGTTTCTATGGTCGCTGAAATTACCTCAAAAGATTAAAATCTTTGTTTGGCGTACCTTTAATGAGGCTCTTCCAGTTGCTACTGCCCTTGTTAAACGAAAGGTAATCTCAGATTCAACATGTTCCATCTGTCATCAGGCTTGGGAGTCCATAGGACATGCTTTATTTGGGTGCAAATATGCTAGGGCGGTCTGGAGGCACTCTAATTTTCTGCTGGACTGGAATAATTCTTCAACAATGCGTAAAGGTGACTATCTGGTACATTTGTCTTCTATATACTCTAAGGTTGAGATGGAACAAATTCTTTGTATCATGTGGTCAATTTGGACTGAACGAAATAAAGTGATTCATGGCAATCGGGCCAAATCTGCCAAGCTTCTATCTTCCTTTGCTTTGAATTACTACCAGAATTTCTCCATTGCACAGCAAAGGCATAGTACAGATCATCCTCCTCAGAATTCTGGTTCACCAACAGCAGCAGCAGCTATACAACCGTCTGCTACAACAATTCCTCAACCTTGGAAACCTCCGGATACAGGTCAGCTAAAGCTTAACGTTGATGCTGCAGTCGACTCAACCAAGAAAATTACTGGAATTGGAGCTTTAGTCAGAGATTCCAACGGACATGTAGCAGCTGCCTTCTCTAAACCAGTAGTAGGCTGTTTCGATTCGCACGAAATGGAGGCCATTGCACTGTTTCATAGTTTAAACTGGGTGCTTCAGCTTCAACTTCCAATATCACAAATTGAAACGGATGCTCTTCGGGTTTCTAATGCTTTATGCAAACCTTCTTCTGCTATCtcttcttttcaagatttgattGTAGATATTTCTAGTCTTTTATCCTTTTTCCCTAATGTAAAAATTTCACATGTTAAGCGCTCAGCTAATATGGCAGCTGATTGTTTGGCTAAATTTGCTCTAGGGGTGGATGAGACTTGTTTTTGGACGGATTTTTTACCTCCGCCAATGAACTCTGTTATTGTAAATGACTTTCATAtctaa